A window of the Xiashengella succiniciproducens genome harbors these coding sequences:
- a CDS encoding TonB-dependent receptor plug domain-containing protein, producing MKKRQFSLKGSGLCFKKWSGDKWAVFNTLHREIKIGILAAVYFTTLGYHQTLANTESDSISSKITLNEIQVSGKRAPGIYQETGRQIAVISREQIEKLPAQSIQGLLRTALGVDIRERGPLGMQADISMRGGSFDQVMILLNGINVTDPQTGHYGLNLPVDLASVERIEILRGPAARVHGPNAFDGAINFVTKSGSENKVSAQLTAGDHGLYNLHAGLSHRKGAFGNYFSAQKGASDGYIDNTDFDILNLYYRGQVTREQSKFSLQLGYNDKSYGANSFYSASYPNQFDANRTLFAAASMESSGLIRIRSDVYWRRHHDRFELFRNYIGAASWYTGHNYHLSETAGASLNATTSWSLGTTSLGAELRSESIWSNVLGLPMDKPLDVPGENEGQFTRSFNRTNFSVFAEHNIYFGRFDLSGGVLINRHSNSGYGVDWYPGIDLSYRLTTLLKWTASYNRSLRMPTFTDLFYSGPTNVGNPNLKPERAETYETTFRLRNETYSASVGGFYRIGRDLIDWGRIPGETVYTTSNINRVEALGTEAAADLLLSELIPGQTLLRSLSVNYSYVWQDKVSDEGYESYYVLDHLRQKLNISLIHGLGLPNVELNWNIQYRDRAGYYTKSDGTRVDHTPFWLTDLRVSWNKGNYGLYAEASNLFDATYSDLSELRQPGLWLKLGARIELKIL from the coding sequence ATGAAAAAAAGACAATTTAGTTTGAAGGGTTCCGGCCTTTGTTTTAAAAAGTGGTCGGGCGACAAGTGGGCCGTGTTTAACACACTGCACAGAGAAATCAAAATCGGCATTCTGGCTGCTGTTTACTTTACTACCCTGGGCTATCACCAGACACTGGCAAATACTGAGTCTGATTCAATAAGCTCAAAAATAACCCTCAACGAAATACAGGTTTCGGGGAAGCGTGCTCCAGGAATATACCAGGAAACGGGCCGACAGATCGCTGTGATATCGCGTGAGCAAATAGAAAAACTCCCCGCCCAGAGCATCCAGGGCTTACTCCGTACAGCCCTGGGGGTGGACATCCGCGAGAGGGGACCGCTCGGTATGCAGGCCGACATCAGCATGCGTGGGGGATCCTTCGACCAGGTGATGATACTGCTCAACGGAATCAATGTGACGGACCCCCAGACGGGTCACTACGGACTCAACCTACCTGTTGACCTGGCAAGCGTGGAAAGGATAGAGATACTGAGGGGACCTGCTGCCAGGGTGCATGGACCCAACGCCTTCGACGGGGCAATAAACTTCGTCACTAAATCAGGCTCGGAAAACAAGGTGTCGGCACAGCTTACAGCCGGGGATCACGGACTATACAACCTGCATGCGGGACTGAGCCACCGCAAAGGGGCCTTCGGAAATTACTTCTCGGCTCAGAAGGGCGCAAGTGACGGCTATATTGACAATACGGACTTTGATATTCTCAACCTTTACTACCGTGGTCAGGTGACACGCGAACAGTCGAAGTTTTCCCTCCAGCTTGGCTACAACGACAAGAGCTACGGCGCCAATTCATTCTACTCTGCAAGCTATCCAAACCAGTTTGATGCCAACCGCACTCTCTTTGCTGCTGCTTCGATGGAGAGCAGCGGACTGATTCGCATCCGTTCTGATGTCTATTGGCGTAGGCATCACGACCGCTTTGAGTTGTTTCGCAACTACATAGGGGCTGCCTCATGGTACACGGGGCACAACTACCACCTGAGCGAAACGGCAGGGGCAAGCCTTAACGCAACAACATCCTGGAGCCTGGGAACTACCTCACTGGGTGCCGAACTACGCAGTGAGAGCATCTGGAGCAATGTGCTGGGCCTACCCATGGACAAGCCTCTTGACGTGCCCGGTGAAAATGAGGGGCAGTTTACCCGCAGTTTCAACCGAACAAACTTCTCAGTATTTGCCGAACACAATATATACTTTGGTCGCTTTGACCTGTCGGGCGGGGTGCTGATCAACCGCCATTCAAACAGCGGCTATGGGGTGGACTGGTATCCCGGCATAGACCTGAGCTACAGGCTTACTACACTGCTCAAATGGACTGCCTCGTACAACAGGTCCCTGCGCATGCCAACCTTTACCGATTTGTTTTATTCAGGTCCCACCAACGTGGGCAATCCCAACCTGAAACCTGAGAGGGCTGAGACCTACGAGACTACCTTCAGACTGCGCAATGAGACCTACAGCGCAAGCGTGGGAGGCTTTTACCGTATTGGACGTGACCTGATAGACTGGGGGCGCATTCCCGGTGAGACAGTCTATACCACTTCGAATATCAACCGTGTGGAGGCTTTGGGAACTGAAGCGGCTGCCGACCTGCTGCTGAGTGAGCTGATTCCGGGACAGACCTTGCTGAGGTCTCTGTCGGTCAACTACAGCTATGTGTGGCAGGACAAGGTGTCGGATGAGGGCTATGAGTCCTACTACGTGCTCGACCACCTCAGACAGAAGCTGAATATCAGCCTTATACATGGTCTGGGACTGCCCAATGTGGAGTTAAACTGGAACATACAGTATCGTGACCGTGCAGGGTATTATACAAAGTCGGATGGCACAAGGGTTGATCATACACCTTTCTGGCTGACCGACCTCAGGGTGAGCTGGAATAAGGGCAACTACGGCCTTTATGCTGAGGCATCCAACCTCTTTGATGCCACTTATTCAGACCTTAGCGAACTCCGTCAGCCAGGCTTGTGGCTGAAACTTGGTGCGAGGATAGAACTCAAAATTTTATAG
- a CDS encoding glycoside hydrolase family 16 protein, whose translation MATIFGIQIGSKFPSTKKYEAWLDKTQADYERFTAFENSELLRRYRELDALIHSGEFEKKVRELKTLRYKDTPQWHQLNQYKALRSSSDIKSYFKYLKSGKLERMRQIEASSSYKEYIELKNYINSTEFIAAKAHKDFKTSDAYAKFRTFKTLSKQADIKFYNSTASRQEYKTVIKLEDSERLKGFFELENTIKSQEFQDHKAFMEDRKRFEKSEEARLINEFKLLQKNEEIKWFFEKEKKNPFTDIKKWKLTFEENFDAISLDTGRWMTGYYWGKALINENYVPASEKQFFTERNIELRESMARITTRQEEARGKVWDLTMGFIPHQFNYTSGLISTGRSFRQKYGKFMAKVRFSATYPAVSAFWMAGEKITPHIDIVKTAYKKGDNIECGVYMNEGKELAKRTHKVNGATFKNEFYIYTCEWSPEAIIWKINGHEVARETKHIPNEAMYLSFCTILPEEPAAGTLPATMEIDWVRCYEAVQA comes from the coding sequence ATGGCAACAATATTTGGTATTCAGATAGGCAGTAAGTTTCCCTCGACCAAGAAATACGAGGCCTGGCTCGATAAAACCCAGGCAGATTACGAGAGATTCACCGCTTTCGAGAATTCCGAACTGCTCAGGCGTTATCGTGAACTCGATGCACTGATCCACTCAGGTGAATTTGAAAAGAAGGTTAGAGAGCTCAAGACATTACGCTACAAGGATACACCCCAGTGGCACCAGCTCAACCAGTACAAGGCTCTAAGATCGTCTTCCGACATCAAAAGCTATTTCAAATATCTGAAGAGTGGCAAACTCGAACGCATGAGGCAGATCGAGGCTTCTTCATCATATAAGGAGTATATCGAACTCAAAAACTACATCAATTCGACCGAGTTTATCGCAGCCAAGGCACATAAGGACTTCAAAACTTCTGATGCCTATGCAAAATTCAGGACATTCAAGACTCTTTCCAAACAGGCTGATATTAAGTTTTACAACTCCACGGCCTCCAGACAGGAGTACAAGACTGTCATCAAACTGGAGGATAGCGAACGACTGAAAGGTTTTTTCGAACTTGAAAACACCATTAAGTCTCAGGAATTCCAGGACCACAAGGCCTTTATGGAAGACCGTAAGCGCTTCGAAAAGTCTGAGGAAGCCCGCCTGATCAATGAGTTCAAACTGCTTCAGAAGAACGAAGAAATCAAATGGTTCTTTGAGAAAGAGAAAAAGAACCCATTCACCGATATCAAGAAGTGGAAGCTGACTTTTGAGGAAAACTTCGACGCAATATCTCTCGATACCGGCAGGTGGATGACAGGATATTACTGGGGCAAGGCCTTGATCAACGAAAATTACGTTCCAGCTAGTGAAAAGCAGTTTTTTACCGAACGTAATATCGAATTGAGGGAAAGTATGGCTCGTATCACTACCCGCCAGGAAGAAGCCAGGGGCAAAGTCTGGGATCTTACTATGGGCTTTATCCCCCATCAGTTTAACTATACCTCAGGACTTATCTCAACAGGTCGCAGCTTCCGTCAAAAGTACGGCAAGTTTATGGCCAAGGTCAGGTTCAGCGCCACCTACCCTGCCGTTAGCGCCTTCTGGATGGCCGGTGAGAAGATTACCCCTCATATCGATATCGTCAAGACTGCCTACAAGAAAGGTGACAATATCGAGTGCGGTGTCTATATGAACGAGGGCAAGGAATTGGCAAAACGAACTCACAAGGTAAATGGTGCAACTTTCAAAAATGAGTTTTATATTTACACATGTGAGTGGAGTCCTGAAGCAATCATTTGGAAGATCAACGGTCATGAAGTTGCAAGGGAAACAAAGCATATCCCAAATGAAGCAATGTACCTGAGCTTCTGTACAATATTGCCGGAAGAACCGGCAGCAGGAACATTACCTGCTACAATGGAAATTGATTGGGTTAGGTGCTACGAAGCTGTTCAGGCTTAA
- a CDS encoding putative transporter: MDFLLSLFKGTGIATTILFISLTAFVGVLLGKITIKNVKLGVAGVLFSGLFFAHFGAKVDAHVLHFVREFGLILFVYSIGVEVGPRFVNSFRNDGLKLNMLALSVVLLGFITAFAIHMIGGVDPAVVTGIMSGAVTNTPGLGAAQQALIESGKPDDAAIAGMGYAVAYPFGVIGIILTMLLVRWIFRIKIDKEVNEYNAQITKNQQKLEGVEVAVTNPNLFGQKLSYLKNFVDKELVISRIERGGDFFIPTDDSTLEKGDVIYGVSAINHIDNLKIKIGEVTIGQKREISGSLAMFHVLVTNRKLAGKTIEQIGIYRRYEANITRIFRSGMEILPTLDTTVEFGDTVRVVGKRELLPEVRHELGNSVKELAHPNVIPLFMGIFLGVILGSIPIFLPGLPAPAKLGLAGGPLLIAILLGHKGRIGSLDFYMTPGANMMLKELGIILFLCCVGLSSGGQFVETLSKGGSAWLLYGALITFVPIFIVSLVARFMKLNYLKICGVISGAMTDPPALEYANSIAPVYAQASAYATVYPLTMFLRILLAQTLILLTL, encoded by the coding sequence ATGGATTTTTTGCTGAGCTTGTTTAAGGGGACTGGAATTGCTACAACCATTTTGTTTATCAGTTTGACTGCCTTCGTAGGTGTCTTGCTTGGAAAGATTACTATCAAAAATGTAAAGTTGGGAGTAGCAGGGGTCTTGTTTTCCGGGTTGTTCTTTGCGCACTTTGGCGCAAAGGTTGACGCACACGTCCTTCATTTTGTGAGGGAATTCGGACTTATCCTTTTTGTTTACAGTATCGGTGTTGAAGTGGGACCGCGTTTTGTCAACTCATTCCGTAATGACGGACTGAAGCTCAACATGCTGGCGCTTAGTGTGGTGCTACTGGGCTTTATTACAGCCTTTGCGATACACATGATTGGCGGCGTGGATCCTGCCGTGGTTACCGGTATCATGAGTGGTGCCGTTACTAATACTCCGGGGCTTGGCGCTGCTCAGCAGGCGCTTATCGAAAGTGGTAAGCCGGATGATGCTGCTATTGCAGGTATGGGTTATGCTGTTGCATACCCCTTCGGTGTGATAGGTATTATCCTGACTATGTTGCTTGTACGCTGGATATTCCGCATAAAAATTGATAAGGAAGTAAACGAGTACAATGCGCAGATTACAAAGAATCAACAAAAGCTTGAAGGCGTTGAGGTTGCTGTTACAAATCCAAACCTCTTCGGTCAGAAACTAAGTTACCTGAAAAACTTTGTGGATAAGGAGCTGGTTATCTCTCGTATTGAGAGGGGAGGGGACTTTTTTATACCAACGGATGATTCGACACTTGAGAAGGGCGATGTGATATACGGTGTTTCCGCAATCAATCATATAGACAACCTGAAGATAAAGATTGGTGAGGTTACCATCGGACAGAAAAGGGAGATTTCGGGATCACTGGCTATGTTCCATGTGCTGGTAACCAACCGTAAACTGGCAGGTAAGACTATCGAACAAATTGGTATCTACCGAAGGTATGAGGCAAATATCACGCGTATCTTCAGATCGGGGATGGAGATTCTGCCTACACTTGATACCACTGTTGAGTTTGGTGATACCGTGAGGGTAGTGGGTAAGCGTGAACTGCTTCCTGAGGTGCGCCATGAGTTGGGTAACTCTGTCAAAGAACTGGCTCACCCCAACGTGATACCTTTGTTTATGGGTATCTTCCTCGGTGTGATCCTTGGAAGTATTCCAATCTTTCTGCCAGGACTACCTGCTCCTGCGAAGCTGGGCCTGGCCGGTGGTCCGCTGCTGATTGCTATCCTGCTTGGGCATAAGGGTCGTATCGGTTCGCTCGACTTTTACATGACTCCGGGTGCGAATATGATGCTTAAGGAGCTGGGTATTATTCTCTTCCTGTGCTGCGTCGGGCTGTCGTCTGGTGGGCAGTTTGTTGAGACCCTCAGCAAGGGTGGCTCAGCATGGCTGCTCTATGGTGCGCTTATAACTTTTGTGCCGATCTTTATCGTGTCGCTGGTTGCGAGGTTTATGAAGCTCAACTACCTTAAGATATGCGGTGTAATCTCAGGTGCTATGACTGATCCGCCGGCTCTTGAATATGCCAACAGCATTGCGCCTGTTTACGCTCAGGCCAGTGCCTACGCAACTGTTTATCCGCTGACTATGTTCCTCAGAATCTTACTGGCGCAAACGCTGATTTTGCTGACGCTGTAG